In Moorella sp. Hama-1, a single genomic region encodes these proteins:
- a CDS encoding protein-export chaperone SecB has protein sequence MPLEFKVWSESTVDETNNEITVDLFCNIFEESPEKDNPFHLEVNLRGWFKTNSTVEKNELYRYAEINAPAILFPFLRTVVSSITMAANVPPVILPLVNINRLNELQKQ, from the coding sequence ATACCGCTAGAGTTCAAAGTATGGAGTGAATCAACTGTTGATGAAACAAATAATGAGATTACCGTTGATCTATTTTGCAATATATTTGAAGAAAGCCCCGAAAAAGATAATCCATTTCACTTAGAAGTTAATTTACGGGGCTGGTTTAAAACTAACTCTACTGTTGAAAAGAATGAGTTGTATCGTTATGCAGAAATTAACGCCCCGGCTATTCTTTTTCCCTTCTTGAGAACAGTTGTTTCGAGTATTACTATGGCTGCAAATGTTCCACCCGTAATACTTCCATTAGTTAACATCAATCGTTTAAATGAGCTTCAAAAACAATAA